The DNA segment TGCCCTATGGATCAGGAGGATGAAGATTCATGCAGCTGGAGAAGAATACAAATTGAGACAACATTACGTATACGTCTTAAGGTGGTTAATGCATGGATCTGTTATGAACATTCAACTGCTTATTTGTAAGGATTAAGAATAAATATATTTTTGTGGTTGTTTTGCAGTTTCAAGATGTGAAGTACACAGTGGCATTGAAGGGAGAAAAGCATTCTGATGCAGAAAAGTGCATACTGCAAGGAGTGAGTGGTTCAGCCTGTCCAGGTGAAGTTCTTGCTTTAATGGGACCTTCAGGAGGTGGTAAAACAACTTTACTCAAGCTTCTAAGTGGAAAGGTAAAAAATGATAGTGGAATGATTACTTACAATGACCAGCCATATAATAAGTCATTGAAACAAAGGTAAATGCACTAACTGCTCTTGATAAAAATTCCATCCTAATATTATAGTTCAAAGGGAGAATTATTGATAATCACTCAACAGGATCGGGTTTGTGATGCAAGATGATGTTGTTTTTCCCCATCTCACTGTGAAAGAAACCTTAATATATGCTGCTTTGCTTCGTCTACCCAATACGTTATCTAAAGAACAGAAGAAAGAGAGAGCTATTAATGTTATAAATGAGCTTGGCCTAGAAAGGTAACTTCTTCATTTTCAATTAACAAATGTATTATGTATGATGTTTCTTCTTTCCACTTCTAAGGGTGATATATTCTATCTTAACCAACAAAATAAGATCTTTTCATTAAGGTGTTAATTTTATGATTATAccacataaaaagaaaagaattattaGTCACATGAACAGTCTTGTCATGTCAAATTGACTCTAGCTTAAATTTTTTGGTGCTTCTAAGACTATAATACCTTGTAAAGTTGGACACTGAAGTTGTTATTTCAGGTGCCAAGACACAATAATTGGAGGGACATTTGTTAGAGGAATTTCAGGAGGCGAAAGAAAACGAGTTTGCATTGGAAATGAAATTCTTCTGAATCCATCACTTTTGTTCCTAGATGAACCAACATCTGGTTTGGATTCAACCACAGCGCTTAGAATCGTGCAGATGTTGCACAACATTGCCAGAGTATGTACTCATTGTCAAAGAGTACTCTCATTTTAGACTAGCTTTCAAAAGTCTCATTGAACaaaacatctttttttttttttttgataggcTGGCAAGACAGTGGTAACGACAATACATCAACCATCGAGTAGATTATTCAGCAGATTCGATAGGCTGATTCTTTTGGGACAAGGCTGCTCACTGTATTCTGGCAAAGCCTCTGAAGCAATGCTATATTTCTCTACAATTGGTTGTTCTCCCCTCATAGCAATGAATCCAGCAGAGTTTCTTATTGATCTTGCAAATGGAAATATAAAAGACAAGTCTATTCCTTCAGATCTAGAGAACAAGTTTCTACCAGGAAACCATCATTTTAAGAGCAAAAATGAAGGACCTTCCTCAGCTGATGTTCATGAGGTATAACAGATCAGCCTTCTTTTCTTCTATGTGATAACCATATGATAATATATATCTAAAAGAACCAAGAATTTCAGTATTTTGTTGGGGCTTATGAGTCAAGGTTTGCCAACGAAGAGAAAATAAAGCTCCTGAATCATCGCCTAATAGAGGAAGATTCAGAAGTGCAGAGTTTGCCTAATTTAAGAGATTCTGGTGCAACATGGAACCAACAGTTTTCAATTCTTTTCACAAGAGGTATTAAGGAGCGAAGCCACGAATACTTCAGCAGTCTTCGGATAATTCAAGTCATAGCTACAGCTATTATTGTTGGATTACTATGGTGGCATTCAGATACTTCATCTCCTAAAAAGATGGCAGATCAGGCAAGTAATGcttattttgttttaaactaGTATGTTTCTATCTTGTTAGTTCTTTAACAAATTTGGTATGGAAAATTTGCAGGCAGGACTATTGTTCTTCATTTCAGTATTTTGGGCTTTCTTTCCTCTATTTACAGCAATCTTCACATTCCCACAAGAAAGGGCAATGTTGGTTAAAGAGAGATCAGTGAACATGTACAAGCTCAGTGCCTATTTCATAGCCAGAGTTACTACTGATTTGCTTCTGGATCTAGTTTTGCCTGTAATATTCTTGGTGATTGTCTATTTCATGGTTGGCTTGAAGCTGACATTCCCTGCATTTTCTTTAACTTTGGTCACTGTTTTACTCAGCATAATTGCTGCTCAGGTTAGAGGTTAATATTTTTGTTGCCGATTACTATTTACTACCATATTGAAGCATACTATAGTTGAGCTTGATATGACATTTTGGGTTCACCATGTTCAGGGCTTAGGTTTGGCTATAGGTGCAGCATTCATGGATGTGAAAAAAGCAACAACTTTTGCTTCTGTTACTCTCATGACATTCATGTTGTCTGGAGGATTCTTTGTCAAAGTAATTAGTACTTCCTCTGGCTCATAATAAGTGATATTTTTGCCCTTCATACACTCGTTAAGAAAATATTAATTCCTATAAAAATAGGCATTTGACTAAATTACCCATAACTAAAATTTGTATATTATTAACTTGACATGTTGGGATAGGTAAATAAGGCCAACTTTTGAAAAAACAAAGTTGTCACTTATATTGACCAAAATAAGAAGGTAAAAAAGCCACTTATTATAAACCGAAGAAAGTAATGTCTTATCAGCAAATGGATCACCTTCACAAGTGGATAAATCAACGTTAATGTTAGGTTTATTATAACTGTTGCTAACTTAATTACTGAGATGCTTTTGTTATGTCAAAGAGATTCAATAATTTCTCTATGTACAAAATATTTCCATAGTGTAATTTTTCggcataacaattcaatttaaccTCCTTCGGACCACGTAGCTACGTCCTTGCTAGCAGCAAGTACTACTTATTATGTACAATTTGCACCACCCCCTCCCCTATTTGAATGGTCTAGATCCCATTAGGCGTAGAGAAAAAGAACTCTATAAGTTTTCAGGAACAATAAATGAAGTAGGGCAAGAAAGAGTTTGTCAATATCAGCTGCAATGTGTaccttaaaaaaaaaaaggtcatCACATAATGAATGATTTTAGTTGTTTAAAGGCCAGCCCGATGCACAAAGCTCTCATTATGTGTGGA comes from the Nicotiana sylvestris chromosome 4, ASM39365v2, whole genome shotgun sequence genome and includes:
- the LOC104245206 gene encoding ABC transporter G family member 22-like isoform X1 → MEQELVLSKSLDKNEAVIMQNIDENEIFPPEKTNNVFCTSKIEGNKKTKKGLIKMRSLDFAKESPIHGKSLPHARSFSSHFLINIDEIMSGDDNEKGALISNTSSGNMGIFPYDQSSITLQSISDDETLENTRKKNNILEVKTSCPMDQEDEDSCSWRRIQIETTLRIRLKFQDVKYTVALKGEKHSDAEKCILQGVSGSACPGEVLALMGPSGGGKTTLLKLLSGKVKNDSGMITYNDQPYNKSLKQRIGFVMQDDVVFPHLTVKETLIYAALLRLPNTLSKEQKKERAINVINELGLERCQDTIIGGTFVRGISGGERKRVCIGNEILLNPSLLFLDEPTSGLDSTTALRIVQMLHNIARAGKTVVTTIHQPSSRLFSRFDRLILLGQGCSLYSGKASEAMLYFSTIGCSPLIAMNPAEFLIDLANGNIKDKSIPSDLENKFLPGNHHFKSKNEGPSSADVHEYFVGAYESRFANEEKIKLLNHRLIEEDSEVQSLPNLRDSGATWNQQFSILFTRGIKERSHEYFSSLRIIQVIATAIIVGLLWWHSDTSSPKKMADQARLLFFISVFWAFFPLFTAIFTFPQERAMLVKERSVNMYKLSAYFIARVTTDLLLDLVLPVIFLVIVYFMVGLKLTFPAFSLTLVTVLLSIIAAQGLGLAIGAAFMDVKKATTFASVTLMTFMLSGGFFVKEVPRFISWVRYISINYHTYRLLLKIQYNSLGCSTYGSVVPESGGVEVGAMLVMIIGYRLLAYFLLKKMKLRTTT
- the LOC104245206 gene encoding ABC transporter G family member 22-like isoform X2, which translates into the protein MEQELVLSKSLDKNEAVIMQNIDENEIFPPEKTNNVFCTSKIEGNKKTKKGLIKMRSLDFAKESPIHGKSLPHARSFSSHFLINIDEIMSGDDNEKGALISNTSSGNMGIFPYDQSSITLQSISDDETLENTRKKNNILEVKTSCPMDQEDEDSCSWRRIQIETTLRIRLKFQDVKYTVALKGEKHSDAEKCILQGVSGSACPGEVLALMGPSGGGKTTLLKLLSGKVKNDSGMITYNDQPYNKSLKQRIGFVMQDDVVFPHLTVKETLIYAALLRLPNTLSKEQKKERAINVINELGLERCQDTIIGGTFVRGISGGERKRVCIGNEILLNPSLLFLDEPTSGLDSTTALRIVQMLHNIARAGKTVVTTIHQPSSRLFSRFDRLILLGQGCSLYSGKASEAMLYFSTIGCSPLIAMNPAEFLIDLANGNIKDKSIPSDLENKFLPGNHHFKSKNEGPSSADVHEYFVGAYESRFANEEKIKLLNHRLIEEDSEVQSLPNLRDSGATWNQQFSILFTRGIKERSHEYFSSLRIIQVIATAIIVGLLWWHSDTSSPKKMADQARLLFFISVFWAFFPLFTAIFTFPQERAMLVKERSVNMYKLSAYFIARVTTDLLLDLVLPVIFLVIVYFMVGLKLTFPAFSLTLVTVLLSIIAAQVRGLRFGYRCSIHGCEKSNNFCFCYSHDIHVVWRILCQRSSKIHFMGSVYLY